A single Elephas maximus indicus isolate mEleMax1 chromosome 2, mEleMax1 primary haplotype, whole genome shotgun sequence DNA region contains:
- the LOC126070432 gene encoding olfactory receptor 2AK2-like — translation MKTENQSFGAEFILLGLFRYGQMNTILFVAIAVIFSVALIGNIILIHLIRLDTRLHTPMYFLLSQLSFTDMMYISTTVPKLAANFLSNSKTITFLGCEIQTFVFSALGATEALLLGFMSYDRYVAICHPLHYPMLMNKTICLSTVTCAWASSSINALIHTLYVFQLPFCKSRLINHFFCEVPSLLPLVCQDTSKYEYTILLSVLIILLLPFMGVLASYTRVLIVVYQMSSGKGQTKAVSTCSSHLIVASLFYGTALSTYTRPHALHDPEEDKVVAGFYSIITPLLNPFIYSLRNKEVMGAMRRLLG, via the coding sequence atgaagacagaaaatcaaaGTTTTGGGGCAGAGTTTATACTTCTTGGCCTTTTCCGATATGGCCAAATGAACACTATCCTCTTTGTTGCCATTGCCGTCATCTTTTCAGTGGCTCTGATAGGGAATATCATACTGATCCACCTTATCCGATTGGACACCCGACTCCATACTCCCATGTACTTTCTCCTCAGTCAGCTCTCCTTCACTGACATGATGTACATCTCCACCACGGTACCCAAGTTGGCAGCAAACTTCCTGTCAAATAGTAAGACCATTACTTTTTTAGGTTGTGAGATTCAAACCTTTGTGTTTTCGGCCCTTGGTGCCACTGAAGCCCTTCTACTTGGTTTTATGTCTTATGATCGATATGTAGCCATCTGTCACCCTCTACATTATCCTATGCTCATGAACAAGACAATCTGTTTGTCCACAGTCACATGTGCATGGGCCAGTAGCTCTATCAATGCTTTAATACATACACTGTATGTGTTTCAACTCCCATTCTGTAAGTCTCGGCTTATTAACCATTTTTTCTGTGAAGTTCCATCTCTATTGCCTTTGGTGTGTCAGGACACCTCCAAGTATGAGTATACCATCCTCTTAAGTGTTCTTATCATTCTGCTACTACCATTCATGGGCGTTCTGGCTTCCTACACCCGGGTGCTTATTGTGGTGTACCAGATGAGCTCAGGTAAAGGGCAGACAAAAGCGGTCTCCACGTGTTCCTCTCACCTGATTGTGGCAAGCCTATTCTATGGGACCGCTCTCTCCACCTATACAAGACCACATGCCTTGCATGACCCTGAGGAAGATAAAGTGGTGGCGGGGTTTTACAGCATTATTACACCTCTTCTGAACCCATTTATCTACAGTCTGAGGAATAAGGAAGTCATGGGGGCCATGAGGAGACTGCTGGGATAG